One Halobacterium zhouii genomic region harbors:
- a CDS encoding DUF7504 family protein gives MGKHADAEAFSRKLASLKRDGCNVLVVSDAAGRDVACERLLGAPELDRRHVFLSTSSDVNTILDRHAPRRTDANSVGVIDATPGSYTRSAAASAASTDVDTAGPTGGLVDEAWYERIDDVTDFEALLAASRDALDRVSTAADTAGDVRFCLDGLDPLFDAAARADADEQALFRFLHAVTSRVRSVDGMGHVHVSADIDDRRLATFEPLFDATIRVETDETGTVSQRWRLHDSEYVSDWFEL, from the coding sequence ATGGGGAAACACGCCGATGCCGAGGCGTTCTCGCGAAAGCTCGCGTCGCTGAAGCGAGACGGCTGTAACGTGCTCGTCGTCAGTGACGCGGCGGGCCGCGACGTGGCGTGTGAACGCCTGCTCGGCGCCCCGGAACTCGACCGGCGGCACGTCTTCCTCTCCACGTCGAGCGACGTGAACACGATTCTCGACCGGCACGCGCCGCGCCGCACCGACGCCAACTCCGTCGGCGTCATCGACGCAACTCCCGGCAGTTACACGCGCTCTGCAGCCGCCTCAGCGGCGAGTACCGACGTGGACACCGCCGGACCGACCGGCGGACTGGTCGACGAAGCGTGGTACGAGCGCATCGACGATGTCACCGACTTCGAGGCGCTGCTCGCGGCGTCCCGGGACGCACTCGACCGCGTCTCCACGGCGGCCGACACTGCCGGCGACGTTCGGTTCTGCCTCGACGGACTCGACCCGCTGTTCGACGCCGCCGCGCGCGCCGACGCCGACGAGCAGGCGCTGTTCCGCTTCCTGCACGCGGTCACGAGTCGCGTCCGCTCGGTCGACGGTATGGGCCACGTCCACGTCTCCGCGGACATCGACGACCGCCGACTCGCCACGTTCGAACCGCTGTTCGACGCCACCATCCGCGTCGAAACCGACGAGACCGGCACCGTCAGCCAGCGCTGGCGACTCCACGACTCGGAGTACGTCAGCGACTGGTTCGAACTGTAG
- the mtnP gene encoding S-methyl-5'-thioadenosine phosphorylase — translation MIGFIGGSGIYEALPLNDVREEDVSTPYGDPSAPVTVGEFGDTGTEVAFLPRHGPDHQRSPTNLPYRANIHALKQLGVERILASNAVGSLREDLPPQTLVVPDQIFDRTKHRDSTFFGDGVVVHQPFADPYCPHMVEHLHDAASEATDAQTQEGGTYVCIEGPQYSTRAESEFYKDQGWDLVGMTAIPEAKLAREAEMCYATVAGVTDYDVWKQDSEVTLEEVLENAAANETAIKRTVERAIESMPEERDCDCGHSLEGTVNTPTEAIPEETRERVEVFLGDYL, via the coding sequence ATGATCGGCTTCATCGGCGGGTCCGGTATCTACGAGGCGCTGCCACTGAACGACGTCCGAGAGGAGGACGTGTCGACGCCGTACGGCGACCCGAGCGCGCCCGTCACCGTCGGCGAGTTCGGCGATACTGGCACGGAGGTCGCGTTCCTGCCGCGCCACGGCCCCGACCACCAGCGCAGTCCGACGAACCTCCCGTACAGGGCGAACATCCACGCGCTCAAGCAACTGGGCGTCGAGCGCATCCTCGCGTCGAACGCAGTCGGCAGCCTCCGGGAGGACCTGCCGCCCCAGACGCTCGTCGTCCCCGACCAGATATTCGACCGGACGAAACACCGCGACTCCACGTTCTTCGGCGACGGCGTCGTCGTCCACCAGCCGTTCGCGGACCCGTACTGCCCGCACATGGTCGAGCACCTCCACGACGCCGCGAGCGAGGCGACGGACGCACAGACCCAGGAGGGCGGGACGTACGTCTGCATCGAGGGCCCGCAGTACTCGACGCGTGCGGAGTCGGAGTTCTACAAGGACCAGGGCTGGGACCTCGTCGGCATGACCGCGATTCCCGAGGCGAAACTCGCGCGCGAGGCCGAGATGTGTTATGCCACCGTCGCGGGCGTCACGGACTACGACGTCTGGAAGCAGGACAGCGAGGTCACCCTGGAGGAGGTTCTGGAGAACGCCGCGGCCAACGAGACGGCCATCAAGCGCACCGTCGAGCGCGCCATCGAGTCGATGCCCGAGGAACGCGACTGTGACTGCGGACACAGCCTCGAGGGCACGGTGAACACGCCGACCGAAGCCATCCCCGAGGAGACCCGCGAGCGCGTCGAGGTGTTCCTCGGCGACTACCTCTGA
- a CDS encoding phosphoribosyltransferase, with amino-acid sequence MSDLPDEFNCTITNWEYIYGLCRDVSDQVKASEFEPDVVVALARGGWFAGRCLCDFLGLDDLTSLKMEHYVGTAQKSGDPEVRYPMPEGSVEGKDVLIIDDIADTGGSIERAHEYVTDRDANDVRTATLQLLQTSEFDPEYVGEQLEQWAWVVYPWNFIEDMVDLVSGVMETDGDGPYTEAELRHLLAEYHEIERIEMEIAQPDRFDEVLEEMVRRDVLVRAGDDEWKLRVES; translated from the coding sequence ATGAGTGACCTCCCGGACGAGTTCAACTGCACTATCACCAACTGGGAGTACATCTACGGCCTCTGCCGGGACGTCAGCGACCAGGTGAAGGCGTCCGAGTTCGAGCCGGACGTGGTCGTGGCGCTCGCGCGCGGCGGCTGGTTCGCGGGTCGCTGTCTCTGTGACTTCCTCGGTCTGGACGACCTCACGAGTCTGAAGATGGAACACTACGTCGGGACCGCCCAGAAGTCCGGCGATCCCGAGGTCCGGTATCCGATGCCGGAGGGCTCCGTCGAGGGGAAGGACGTCCTCATCATCGACGACATCGCGGACACCGGCGGGTCCATCGAGCGCGCTCACGAGTACGTGACCGACCGCGACGCCAACGACGTCCGCACGGCGACCCTCCAGTTGCTCCAGACGAGCGAGTTCGACCCGGAGTACGTCGGCGAGCAACTCGAGCAGTGGGCGTGGGTGGTCTACCCGTGGAACTTCATCGAGGACATGGTGGACCTCGTCTCCGGCGTGATGGAGACGGACGGCGACGGCCCGTACACGGAGGCCGAGCTCCGCCACCTGCTCGCGGAGTACCACGAGATAGAGCGCATCGAGATGGAGATCGCCCAGCCCGACCGCTTCGACGAGGTGCTCGAGGAGATGGTACGCCGGGACGTGCTCGTGCGGGCTGGCGACGACGAGTGGAAACTCCGCGTCGAATCGTAG
- a CDS encoding segregation and condensation protein A — MIDHSSGDELRADGGEEIPLDIAGHEDREKPSESDVTDGGGEKSEEADRDSPISDAEELLEESPADPEPDPEDDEVEPVELLVQLAKDGEIEPWDIDIVAVTDTFLDALDERDLRTSGRALFYASVLLRMKSDALLEDDDEEEPEAEEDLPPWEAPPAEEGGAPAFDPVDALEAEMDRRLERKHARGSPETLDELVRDLRDAERSSWWKESRTYDTSESPQGFRRGVQELDYRTGDDFRMDDEPTEAEAIGTAHQEDIEETIADVQAALDEQYDGGRTEVLYDEIAQTGGSLVETFLALLFLAHRGAVRLQQDDLFGDLWVRDASPQETEAPATAD, encoded by the coding sequence ATGATTGACCATTCGTCGGGTGACGAACTCCGGGCGGACGGCGGCGAGGAGATTCCACTCGACATCGCGGGCCACGAGGACCGCGAGAAGCCGTCCGAGAGCGACGTAACCGACGGCGGCGGCGAGAAATCTGAGGAGGCAGACCGCGATTCGCCGATTTCGGACGCGGAAGAACTGCTCGAGGAGTCGCCCGCAGACCCCGAACCGGACCCGGAGGACGACGAGGTCGAACCCGTGGAGTTGCTCGTGCAACTGGCGAAGGACGGCGAAATCGAGCCCTGGGACATCGACATCGTTGCGGTGACGGACACGTTCCTGGACGCGCTCGACGAGCGGGACCTACGGACGTCGGGGCGGGCGCTGTTCTACGCGAGCGTGCTGTTGCGCATGAAGAGTGACGCGCTCCTCGAGGACGACGACGAGGAGGAACCCGAGGCAGAGGAGGACCTGCCGCCGTGGGAGGCGCCGCCCGCCGAGGAGGGCGGCGCGCCCGCGTTCGACCCCGTGGACGCGCTGGAGGCCGAGATGGACCGGCGCCTCGAGCGCAAGCACGCCCGCGGGAGTCCGGAGACGCTGGACGAACTGGTGCGGGACCTGCGGGACGCCGAGCGCTCGTCGTGGTGGAAGGAGTCTCGGACGTACGACACCTCCGAGTCCCCGCAGGGGTTCCGGCGCGGCGTCCAGGAACTCGACTACCGCACGGGCGACGACTTCCGGATGGACGACGAACCGACCGAGGCCGAGGCGATCGGCACCGCCCACCAGGAGGACATCGAGGAGACCATCGCGGACGTCCAGGCGGCCCTCGACGAGCAGTACGACGGCGGGCGGACAGAGGTGCTGTACGACGAGATAGCACAGACGGGCGGCTCGCTGGTGGAGACGTTCCTCGCGTTACTGTTTCTCGCGCACCGCGGCGCGGTCAGACTCCAGCAGGACGACCTGTTCGGCGACCTGTGGGTTCGGGACGCGTCGCCCCAGGAGACCGAGGCGCCGGCGACCGCGGACTGA
- the smc gene encoding chromosome segregation protein SMC — MYIDEIVLENFKSFGRTTRIPFYEDFTTISGPNGSGKSNIIDAVLFALGLARTSGIRAEKLTDLIYNPSHEDGEENAGPNEASVEVVLNNEERTLTRQQVVSAADSEKIGEVDTITVKRRVKRTEDNYYSYYYLNGRSVNLSDIQDLLAQAGVAPEGYNVVMQGDVTGITSMTAGERREIIDEIAGVAEFDAKKADAYEELEVVQDRIGEADLHIEEKRERLDQLEDERQTALEYKELRDEKQEYEGYAKAAELEEKREDLESTREDAERREDELAELQDELDDRRGVVLRLEEDLEDLNAEIERKGEDEQLAIKREMEEIKGDISRLEDKVSDAEEKIEDAESERRQAFVEIDRKQEQIEDFEDDIRDLKVEKSSVTAEIQSKDAEVAEIEEEIESVDTEFDELKADLQERKEELEAAKSERNELQREKDRLLDEANRRSNAVSEAKEDLEAAKERLPEIDATLDDLEDELEKARKNREQIADVVEDLKAEKRERNEDLDDVEDDLSAAQEEYARLEAQADQSGDSSYGKAVTTILNSDQDGVHGTVGQLGGVSEQYATACETAAGGRMAHVVVDDDGVGQTCIEYLKQRNAGRATFLPLTEMQNRSVGSTPSMPGVVDFAVNLVDFDQQYAGVFSYVLGDTLVVEDMETARDLMGDYRLVTLEGELVEKSGAMTGGSRSGSRYSFSKSGKGQLERVAERIQRLEDERADIRSDVRDIESRLDDARDRMQDATDQVRSIQNDVEQAEGEREEVEDEIDDLEARIEELETEREEVDERMQSLDADIAEQKEVVAEVEDEIEELEAELADSKIPDLTEEKEAIEDEIDDMEDRVDDLDGKLNSLSLEKEYAEDAVEDLHDDIEDAQNQKAAQEERIAELEEQIEDKEDSLEEKEAAVAELEEELADLKAEREDQREDLKEAKSARDEQAQQVEKVQSRLDGLRKAEERLASEIEDLEEAVGEYDAEEIPDLEEVEENVERLESRMEALEPVNMLAIDEYDEVEDELEDLEEKRATLEEEADGIRERIESFDQQKKETFMEAFDAINEQFQDIFSRLSAGTGELELEDPEDPFEGGLTMKAQPADKPVQRLEAMSGGEKSLTALAFIFAIQRHNPAPFYALDEVDAFLDAVNADRVGEMVDELAGDAQFVVVSHRSAMLDRSERAIGVTMQDDNYSVVTGIDLSSQGAVADD; from the coding sequence ATGTACATCGACGAAATAGTTCTCGAGAACTTCAAGAGCTTCGGTCGGACCACTCGGATTCCGTTCTACGAGGATTTCACCACGATCAGCGGGCCGAACGGCTCCGGGAAGTCGAACATCATCGACGCCGTGCTGTTCGCGCTCGGCCTCGCGCGGACCAGTGGCATCCGTGCGGAGAAGCTCACCGACCTCATCTACAACCCCTCCCACGAGGACGGCGAGGAGAACGCCGGCCCGAACGAGGCCAGCGTCGAGGTCGTGTTGAACAACGAGGAGCGCACGCTGACCCGCCAGCAGGTGGTGTCGGCGGCGGACTCCGAGAAGATCGGCGAGGTCGACACCATCACCGTGAAGCGCCGCGTGAAACGCACCGAGGACAACTACTACTCCTACTACTACCTGAACGGCCGCTCGGTGAACCTCTCGGACATCCAGGACCTGCTCGCGCAGGCTGGCGTCGCGCCCGAGGGGTACAACGTCGTGATGCAGGGCGACGTCACCGGCATCACCAGCATGACGGCGGGCGAGCGCCGCGAGATCATCGACGAGATCGCGGGCGTCGCGGAGTTCGACGCGAAGAAGGCCGACGCCTACGAGGAACTCGAGGTCGTCCAGGACCGCATCGGGGAGGCCGACCTCCACATCGAGGAGAAACGCGAACGCCTCGACCAGCTCGAGGACGAACGCCAGACGGCGCTCGAGTACAAGGAACTCCGCGACGAGAAACAGGAGTACGAGGGGTACGCGAAAGCCGCGGAACTCGAGGAGAAGCGCGAGGACCTCGAGTCCACGCGCGAGGACGCCGAGCGCCGCGAGGACGAACTCGCGGAACTGCAGGACGAACTCGACGACCGGCGTGGCGTGGTGCTCCGTCTCGAGGAGGACCTGGAGGACCTGAACGCGGAGATCGAGCGCAAGGGCGAGGACGAACAACTCGCCATCAAGCGCGAGATGGAGGAGATCAAGGGCGACATCTCGCGGCTCGAGGACAAGGTCTCGGACGCCGAGGAGAAGATCGAGGACGCCGAGAGCGAGCGCCGGCAGGCGTTCGTGGAGATCGACCGGAAACAAGAGCAGATCGAGGACTTCGAGGACGACATCCGCGATCTGAAAGTCGAGAAGTCGAGTGTCACCGCGGAGATACAGTCCAAGGATGCGGAGGTCGCTGAGATCGAGGAGGAGATCGAGTCCGTGGACACGGAGTTCGACGAACTCAAGGCCGACCTCCAGGAGCGAAAGGAGGAACTTGAGGCGGCCAAGAGCGAGCGCAACGAGCTCCAGCGCGAGAAAGACCGGTTGCTCGACGAGGCGAATCGCCGCTCGAATGCGGTGAGCGAGGCCAAGGAGGACCTCGAGGCGGCCAAAGAGCGACTCCCCGAGATCGACGCGACGCTCGACGACCTCGAGGACGAACTGGAGAAGGCCCGGAAGAACCGCGAGCAGATCGCGGACGTCGTCGAGGACCTGAAAGCGGAGAAGCGCGAGCGAAACGAGGACCTGGACGACGTGGAGGACGACCTCTCGGCGGCCCAGGAGGAGTACGCGCGCCTGGAGGCCCAGGCCGACCAGTCCGGGGACAGTTCCTACGGGAAGGCGGTGACGACGATACTGAACAGCGATCAGGACGGCGTCCACGGCACCGTCGGCCAACTGGGCGGCGTCTCCGAGCAGTACGCGACGGCGTGTGAGACGGCGGCGGGCGGCCGGATGGCCCACGTCGTGGTGGACGACGACGGGGTCGGCCAGACCTGCATCGAGTACTTGAAGCAGCGGAACGCGGGCCGTGCGACGTTCCTGCCGCTCACGGAGATGCAGAATCGCTCCGTCGGGAGCACGCCGAGTATGCCGGGCGTAGTGGACTTCGCGGTCAATCTAGTGGACTTCGACCAGCAGTACGCTGGCGTGTTCTCGTACGTGCTCGGGGACACGCTCGTCGTGGAGGACATGGAGACGGCCCGCGACCTGATGGGCGACTACCGTCTCGTGACCCTGGAGGGCGAACTCGTCGAGAAGTCCGGCGCGATGACTGGCGGCAGTCGCTCCGGGTCGCGGTACTCCTTCTCGAAGTCCGGGAAGGGCCAGTTGGAGCGCGTCGCCGAGCGCATCCAGCGCCTCGAGGACGAGCGCGCGGACATTCGCAGTGACGTGCGGGACATCGAGAGCCGACTCGACGACGCCCGCGACCGGATGCAGGACGCCACCGACCAGGTGCGTTCCATCCAGAACGACGTCGAGCAGGCCGAGGGCGAACGCGAGGAGGTCGAGGACGAGATCGACGACCTGGAGGCCCGCATCGAGGAACTCGAGACGGAGCGCGAGGAGGTCGACGAGCGGATGCAGTCCCTCGACGCCGACATCGCCGAGCAGAAGGAGGTCGTCGCGGAGGTCGAGGACGAGATCGAGGAGTTAGAGGCGGAGCTCGCGGATTCGAAGATTCCCGACCTCACCGAGGAAAAGGAGGCCATCGAGGACGAGATCGACGACATGGAGGACCGCGTGGACGACCTCGACGGGAAGCTCAACAGTTTGAGCCTGGAGAAGGAGTACGCCGAGGACGCGGTCGAGGACCTCCACGACGACATCGAGGACGCACAGAACCAGAAGGCCGCCCAGGAGGAACGTATCGCCGAACTCGAGGAGCAGATCGAGGACAAGGAGGACTCCCTCGAGGAGAAGGAGGCGGCGGTCGCAGAACTCGAGGAGGAACTCGCGGACCTCAAAGCCGAACGCGAGGACCAACGCGAGGACTTGAAGGAGGCGAAGTCCGCCCGCGACGAGCAGGCTCAGCAAGTCGAGAAGGTACAGAGCCGACTGGACGGTCTGCGGAAGGCCGAGGAGCGACTCGCGAGCGAGATAGAGGACCTCGAGGAGGCGGTCGGGGAGTACGACGCCGAGGAGATTCCGGACCTCGAGGAGGTCGAGGAGAACGTCGAACGCCTCGAATCCCGGATGGAGGCCCTCGAACCCGTGAACATGCTCGCCATCGACGAGTACGACGAGGTCGAGGACGAACTCGAGGACCTGGAGGAAAAGCGGGCGACCTTAGAGGAGGAGGCCGACGGCATCCGGGAACGCATCGAGTCGTTCGACCAGCAGAAGAAGGAGACGTTCATGGAAGCCTTCGACGCCATCAACGAGCAGTTCCAGGACATCTTCTCGCGGCTCTCGGCGGGGACGGGGGAGCTCGAACTCGAGGACCCCGAGGACCCCTTCGAGGGCGGCCTGACGATGAAGGCCCAGCCGGCGGACAAGCCCGTCCAGCGCCTGGAGGCGATGAGCGGCGGGGAGAAGTCCCTCACCGCGCTCGCGTTCATCTTCGCCATCCAGCGGCACAACCCCGCGCCGTTCTACGCGCTCGACGAGGTGGACGCGTTCCTCGACGCCGTGAACGCCGACCGCGTCGGCGAGATGGTGGACGAGCTCGCTGGCGACGCGCAGTTCGTCGTAGTGAGCCACCGCTCCGCGATGCTCGACCGTTCGGAGCGCGCCATCGGCGTGACGATGCAGGACGACAACTACAGCGTCGTGACGGGCATCGACCTGTCGTCGCAGGGGGCAGTCGCAGATGATTGA